The following are encoded together in the Gouania willdenowi chromosome 14, fGouWil2.1, whole genome shotgun sequence genome:
- the ripk4 gene encoding receptor-interacting serine/threonine-protein kinase 4, translated as MGSSHMDMNVLDSPRGNMGLLRTFDSSEFGNWERIGAGGFGQVYKVRHVQWKTWLAIKCPPYLHVDDRDRSQLLEEAKKMEAAKFRYILPVYGICDDPQGLVMEFMETGSLETLLATEPLPWELRFRIIHETAVGMNFLHCMSPPLLHLDLKPANILLDAHYHVKISDFGLARWNGLSRAEDISRDGFCGTIAYLPPESIIEKDRVSDTKHDVYSFAIVIWGILTQKKPYQGENNILQIMVKVVKGVRPDLGAMPRCRPSACTGFLSLMQRCWAKIPEDRPSFQEITSEAEDLCLKPQEEPKTPSLSTLEPEHMPPRSLSTEQVKDNRPGRPKSAMLPDEDCSLSELLSQVDSGISRSFDRIKKDGHSKENTCKRLSGVSSADSAFSSQDSITLSFEKENTCDSAEVHKRKLCEAIRIKDTAKLMKILQPQDVDLLLDAGDSLLHHAINLSNEEAVKFLLLNNANPNLSNARGSTPLHLATEKHLKPLAELLLGRRSTSVNAKDEDQYTALHWAAQNGDEAIARLLLDRGAAINETDGQGRTPAHVACQHGQENVIRVLLSRGAEVKIRGKENWTALHFAAWQGHLGIVKLLIKQASADVDGQTTDGRTPLHLASQRGHYRVARILIELGANVHLTSAGSNTPLHVAAETGHTSTSRLLIKHKADIHSQNTHGLTPLHLASQRGHLATVKMLIEEGADPYRSNTALRTPCHMAAEGGHCEVLKELLLHCPDGSNLLDEQGLSPLHLAVKGGYSNVITMLLPQECQDLVTESSLQPAAEELVTLDDSRQLQRRIVILKLTEQNNKDYPTHCASASC; from the exons GGATCGTTCTCAGCTGCTGGAAGAGGCCAAGAAGATGGAAGCCGCCAAGTTCCGCTACATCCTCCCAGTGTACGGGATCTGTGACGACCCCCAGGGCCTCGTCATGGAGTTCATGGAGACTGGTTCTCTGGAGACGCTCCTGGCCACGGAGCCTCTGCCCTGGGAGCTTCGCTTCCGCATCATCCACGAGACGGCGGTGGGGATGAACTTCCTCCACTGCATGAGCCCACCGCTGCTCCACCTGGACCTGAAGCCAGCCAATATTCTGCTGGATGCTCACTATCATGTTAAG ATTTCAGATTTTGGCCTGGCTCGGTGGAATGGTCTGTCACGAGCCGAGGAcatcagcagagatggtttcTGTGGAACCATCGCTTACCTTCCACCTGAGAGCATCATCGAGAAGGACAGAGTGTCCGACACCAAGCATGACGTATACAG ttTTGCCATCGTCATCTGGGGAATTCTCACACAGAAGAAACCCTACCAAG GAGAGAACAATATCCTGCAGATCATGGTTAAGGTGGTGAAAGGGGTGCGGCCAGATTTGGGAGCAATGCCACGGTGTCGACCATCAGCGTGCACAGGATTTCTCAGCCTCATGCAGCGCTGCTGGGCTAAAATCCCCGAGGACAGACCCAGCTTCCAGG AAATCACATCTGAAGCTGAAGATCTCTGTTTAAAACCTCAAGAGGAACCAAAAACACCAAGCTTGTCTACGTTGGAACCTGAGCATATGCCCCCAAGAAGCCTCTCCACTGAGCAG GTGAAAGACAACAGGCCTGGGCGTCCAAAGTCGGCCATGTTGCCTGATGAAGATTGCAGCTTATCAGAGTTACTTAGCCAGGTGGATTCTGGGATCTCGAGGAGTTTTGATCGGATAAAGAAGGACGGCCACAGCAAGGAAAACACATGCAAGAGGCTGTCTGGCGTCTCGTCGGCAGACTCCGCCTTTTCTTCCCAAGACTCCATAACACTGTCCTTTGAGAAAGAAAACACATGTG ATTCTGCTGAAGTCCACAAGCGCAAACTGTGTGAGGCTATTCGGATAAAAGACACTGCCAAGCTGATGAAAATCCTCCAGCCTCAAGATGTGGACCTTCTACTTGATGCAGGAGACAGTCTTCTCCACCATGCCATCAATTTATCTAACGAGGAAGCCGTGAAGTTCCTCCTCCTCAACAATGCCAATCCCAACTTGTCCAATGCTCGTGGCTCCACACCCCTCCACCTGGCCACGGAGAAGCATTTGAAGCCTTTAGCAGAACTGCTGCTCGGTCGAAGGAGCACCAGTGTGAATGCCAAAGATGAGGACCAATACACTGCGTTGCACTGGGCAGCTCAGAATGGGGATGAGGCTATCGCAAGACTTCTGCTGGACCGTGGGGCGGCCATCAATGAGACCGATGGCCAGGGGCGCACCCCCGCTCATGTAGCCTGTCAGCACGGGCAGGAGAATGTGATTCGAGTGCTGTTGAGTCGTGGTGCAGAAGTTAAAATTAGGGGCAAGGAAAACTGGACAGCGCTTCACTTTGCAGCTTGGCAAGGGCATCTGGGTATTGTGAAGCTTCTGATCAAACAAGCCAGCGCCGACGTAGACGGTCAAACTACAGACGGCCGCACTCCGCTGCATCTGGCATCCCAGAGGGGACATTACAGGGTTGCCCGGATCCTGATTGAGCTTGGGGCAAATGTCCACCTCACATCAGCTGGGTCAAACACTCCTTTACATGTAGCAGCAGAAACGGGCCACACCAGCACCtctcgtcttctgatcaagcaCAAGGCGGATATTCACTCTCAAAATACCCACGGACTTACGCCTCTTCACTTGGCGTCACAGCGAGGACATTTAGCAACAGTCAAGATGTTGATAGAGGAGGGTGCTGACCCTTACAGATCCAACACAGCCCTACGCACCCCGTGTCACATGGCAGCAGAAGGTGGGCACTGTGAAGTCTTGAAAGAGCTGCTTCTTCATTGTCCGGATGGGAGCAATCTACTAGACGAACAGGGCCTGAGCCCATTACACCTGGCGGTGAAAGGCGGATACTCGAATGTTATCACAATGCTGCTGCCTCAAGAGTGCCAGGACTTAGTCACAGAAAGTTCACTACAACCTGCAGCGGAAGAGCTCGTCACCCTGGACGACTCCAGGCAACTCCAGAGGAGAATCGTCATTCTCAAACTGACtgagcaaaacaacaaagactACCCAACACACTGTGCCTCAGCTTCATGCTAA